From one Trifolium pratense cultivar HEN17-A07 linkage group LG1, ARS_RC_1.1, whole genome shotgun sequence genomic stretch:
- the LOC123893150 gene encoding uncharacterized protein LOC123893150, giving the protein MDAHEWLKFGSTGSQVFAFSAGVWWAWRHRNLMCLQNETWSINRLSFNIHSMIATLTSCFSSRSTTTSEEIHVKWNNSNYSGVILNVNGSCLGSPVRAGYGGVIRNDSGYYLSGFSGFIQGSSNILLAELFAIYQGLTLAKNMAIDELVCYSDSLHCINLLKGPNIKYHVYAVLIQDIKELISQRNITLCHTLREGNNCADFLAKLGASSDSDLTIHASPPEGFFDILRSDATGTFYLRE; this is encoded by the coding sequence ATGGATGCTCACGAGTGGCTCAAATTTGGTTCCACGGGTTCTCAAGTTTTCGCTTTCTCTGCTGGCGTTTGGTGGGCCTGGAGACATCGAAATTTGATGTGTTTACAAAACGAGACTTGGTCTATCAATCGTCTCTCCTTTAATATTCATAGTATGATTGCCACCCTCACCTCTTGTTTCTCATCCCGCTCAACAACCACTTCGGAAGAGATCCATGTTAAATGGAACAACAGTAACTACTCCGGTGTCATCCTCAATGTTAACGGAAGTTGCCTCGGATCACCTGTTAGAGCCGGCTATGGAGGAGTTATCAGAAACGACTCAGGCTACTATTTGTCAGGCTTCTCGGGTTTCATTCAGGGATCCTCAAACATTCTACTCGCAGAGTTATTTGCCATCTATCAGGGCCTCACTTTGGCGAAAAATATGGCTATTGATGAGTTAGTTTGCTACTCCGATTCTCTCCACTGCATCAACCTCCTTAAAGGTCCCAATATCAAATATCATGTTTATGCTGTGTTGATTCAAGACATCAAAGAGTTGATATCTCAAAGGAACATTACCCTTTGCCACACTCTCAGAGAGGGAAACAATTGTGCGGATTTCTTAGCCAAGCTTGGAGCCTCTTCAGATTCTGATCTCACGATTCATGCATCTCCCCCAGAAGGCTTCTTTGACATTCTTCGAAGCGACGCGACTGGAACTTTCTACCTTAGAGAATAg